From the genome of Streptacidiphilus rugosus AM-16, one region includes:
- a CDS encoding ABC transporter permease subunit, producing MASLPLDLAQAGLTVGAAAALSGIGLVVCFRATGVLNLAQGAIAMITAYALRQTIVVWHWPRPLAVLACLFVLAPGIGWALDAAVFRHLQRRGAGPVETLVACLGVFVLLVGTAFLLWGPTPLGDAPDLLPSSPWAVLAVVAVLGAGVAAVGRWTPFGTQVRAVVDNRRLAELAGVDADRVSSVGWAFGAFTAGLTGAVLAPGLRLDPYGLPLLVMETIAVAVIAGLRSLSAAVAAALAIGVLQSELTQFHPGGWPQSLLQAVGANLFVLALLAAVLLVPLRAAGSEHRGYRPALTGPPPRPGSSRAFAAQVGCATLLLLPFAFRPDDLRAALQVPALALVLLSIVVVTGYGGQVSLGQAGYAGLGALFTGLLAGGRLPGLPAFPAPVALLVAVLVAAPLGLLVGWPAIRRRGLALALTTFALGTAISRLVFQQPAATAGVVLDRVGLLGHDRFFYGLELALLAAALLLVRALRRGRLGRALGAMRDHEAGAAAAGVNVPRLKLLAFVVGAALAALGGGLLGLGGQAFDPNTFDPVLGLTWFAAVVVFGADSAVGAVLAAALLVGLDAGTVVGVSAAAIGALALLLGRMPPGGLAGLARLRPHRNGRAGGLLAGAPEEGARLSPLGRQLAARIRLPAPAGEAAAERSPAPTPLPRREGVRLTARNLTRRFDGWAVVDGVTLAVPPGRITALTGPNGAGKSTLFDCLSGAGRPDSGQVLLGGRDLTRLPEHARARLGLARTFQQIAVFPGLTVADNIRVGAEQAAGRSARRSAEDAERVLRLLGLAALRDQAAAGLPTGTLRLVELGRALAAEPVVLLLDEPGAGLDRRETALLVELLRSLAEDGPGLLLVEHDRELIDELASGVHVMSAGRTEFHTRGPVRHGT from the coding sequence CTGGCCTCGCTCCCGCTGGACCTCGCCCAGGCGGGCCTGACCGTCGGGGCCGCCGCCGCGCTGTCCGGCATCGGCCTGGTCGTCTGCTTCCGGGCCACCGGCGTGCTGAACCTCGCCCAGGGCGCGATCGCCATGATCACCGCCTACGCGCTGCGGCAGACCATCGTGGTGTGGCACTGGCCGCGTCCGCTCGCGGTCCTGGCCTGCCTGTTCGTACTCGCCCCCGGGATCGGCTGGGCGCTGGACGCCGCCGTCTTCCGGCACCTGCAGCGGCGTGGGGCGGGACCGGTCGAGACGCTGGTCGCGTGCCTGGGCGTCTTCGTGCTGCTGGTCGGCACGGCGTTCCTGCTCTGGGGGCCGACGCCGCTGGGCGACGCGCCCGACCTGCTGCCGTCCTCACCGTGGGCGGTGCTGGCCGTGGTCGCGGTGCTGGGGGCGGGGGTGGCCGCGGTCGGGCGCTGGACGCCGTTCGGGACACAGGTCCGGGCGGTGGTCGACAACCGGCGGCTGGCCGAGCTCGCCGGCGTGGACGCCGACCGGGTCTCCTCGGTCGGCTGGGCCTTCGGCGCGTTCACGGCGGGACTCACCGGCGCGGTGCTCGCGCCGGGACTGCGGCTGGACCCCTACGGGCTGCCGCTGCTGGTGATGGAGACGATCGCGGTCGCGGTCATCGCCGGCCTGCGCAGCCTCTCGGCCGCGGTGGCGGCGGCGCTCGCCATCGGGGTGCTGCAGAGCGAGCTGACCCAGTTCCACCCAGGCGGCTGGCCGCAGTCGCTGCTCCAGGCCGTGGGGGCGAACCTCTTCGTGCTGGCGCTGCTGGCCGCCGTGCTGCTGGTGCCGCTGCGCGCCGCGGGGTCGGAGCACCGCGGCTACCGGCCCGCGCTGACGGGCCCGCCGCCCCGGCCCGGCTCCTCCCGCGCCTTCGCCGCCCAGGTGGGCTGCGCGACGCTGCTCCTGCTGCCGTTCGCCTTCCGCCCCGACGACCTGCGGGCGGCGCTGCAGGTCCCCGCGCTGGCGCTGGTGCTGCTCTCGATCGTGGTGGTGACCGGCTACGGCGGCCAGGTCTCCCTCGGGCAGGCCGGGTACGCCGGGCTCGGCGCGCTCTTCACCGGGCTGCTGGCGGGCGGTCGGCTGCCCGGCCTGCCCGCCTTCCCCGCACCGGTCGCCCTGCTGGTCGCGGTCCTGGTGGCCGCGCCGCTCGGCCTGCTGGTGGGCTGGCCCGCGATCCGGCGACGCGGTCTCGCGCTGGCGCTGACGACCTTCGCGCTCGGCACCGCGATCAGCCGGCTGGTGTTCCAGCAGCCCGCCGCCACGGCCGGGGTGGTGCTGGACCGGGTCGGACTGCTCGGGCACGACCGCTTCTTCTACGGCCTGGAGCTGGCGCTGCTGGCGGCCGCGCTGCTGCTGGTCAGGGCGCTGCGCCGGGGCCGGCTCGGACGGGCGCTGGGCGCGATGCGCGATCACGAGGCCGGAGCGGCGGCGGCGGGCGTGAACGTGCCCAGGCTGAAGCTGCTGGCCTTCGTCGTCGGCGCGGCGCTGGCGGCGCTCGGCGGGGGGCTGCTGGGGCTCGGCGGGCAGGCCTTCGACCCGAACACCTTCGACCCGGTGCTCGGGCTGACCTGGTTCGCCGCCGTGGTCGTCTTCGGCGCGGACAGCGCGGTGGGCGCGGTGCTCGCGGCGGCGCTGCTGGTCGGGCTCGACGCGGGGACCGTGGTCGGGGTGTCGGCGGCGGCGATCGGCGCGCTGGCGCTGCTGCTGGGCCGGATGCCGCCGGGCGGGCTGGCCGGGCTGGCCCGGTTGCGGCCGCACCGGAACGGCCGGGCGGGGGGATTGCTCGCCGGGGCACCGGAGGAAGGGGCGCGGCTCAGCCCGCTGGGCCGGCAACTGGCCGCCCGGATCCGCCTGCCCGCACCGGCGGGCGAGGCCGCGGCCGAACGGTCGCCGGCCCCGACCCCGCTGCCCCGGCGCGAGGGCGTCCGGCTGACGGCGCGGAACCTGACCCGTCGCTTCGACGGCTGGGCGGTCGTGGACGGCGTCACCCTGGCCGTGCCGCCGGGCCGGATCACGGCGCTGACCGGTCCCAACGGCGCGGGCAAGAGCACCCTGTTCGACTGCCTCAGCGGCGCGGGCAGGCCCGACTCCGGGCAGGTGCTGCTGGGCGGGCGGGATCTCACCCGGCTGCCCGAGCACGCCCGCGCCCGCCTCGGCCTGGCGCGGACCTTCCAGCAGATCGCGGTCTTTCCCGGCCTCACCGTCGCGGACAACATCCGCGTCGGCGCGGAGCAGGCGGCCGGGCGCAGTGCCCGCCGGTCCGCCGAGGACGCGGAGCGGGTGCTGCGGCTGCTGGGTCTGGCCGCGCTGCGCGACCAGGCGGCGGCCGGGCTGCCGACCGGGACGCTGCGGCTGGTCGAGCTGGGCCGGGCGCTGGCGGCCGAACCGGTGGTGCTGCTGCTCGACGAGCCCGGCGCGGGCCTGGACCGGCGTGAGACGGCGCTGTTGGTGGAGCTGCTGCGGTCACTGGCGGAGGACGGCCCCGGACTGCTGCTGGTCGAGCACGACCGCGAACTCATCGACGAGCTGGCCTCCGGCGTCCACGTGATGAGCGCGGGCCGGACCGAGTTCCACACCCGCGGGCCGGTGCGGCATGGCACTTGA
- a CDS encoding ATP-binding cassette domain-containing protein, with translation MALEIELRGARVRYGPLEALHGVDLAVPSGATTVLLGRNGSGRTSLLHALAGVVPLTEGSVRWYGGKDRPREIGALDAYRRSRLGIALLPAERAVFPSLSVAENLTLLSGSGVPAALELFPELSRLLPRTAGTLSGGEQRMVALSRALTGPARLLLLDELGLGLAEEVVARVHVALSALVAAGRTVVLAEQSLPPAPAAVDLVYELRRGAVVSAYEPA, from the coding sequence ATGGCACTTGAGATCGAACTGCGCGGGGCCAGGGTCCGCTACGGGCCGCTGGAGGCCCTGCACGGGGTGGACCTGGCGGTGCCCTCAGGGGCGACGACGGTGCTGCTGGGCCGCAACGGCTCGGGGCGCACCAGCCTGCTGCACGCACTCGCGGGCGTCGTACCGCTCACCGAGGGCAGCGTGCGCTGGTACGGCGGAAAGGATCGGCCGCGGGAGATCGGCGCGCTGGACGCCTACCGCCGCTCCCGGCTCGGGATCGCCCTGCTTCCCGCCGAGCGGGCGGTCTTCCCCTCGCTCAGCGTCGCCGAGAACCTGACACTGCTCAGCGGCTCGGGGGTGCCCGCGGCACTGGAGCTCTTCCCCGAACTGTCCCGGCTGCTGCCGCGCACCGCCGGCACGCTCTCCGGCGGGGAGCAGCGCATGGTGGCCCTGTCCCGCGCGCTCACCGGCCCGGCGCGGCTGCTGCTCCTGGACGAACTGGGCCTGGGCCTCGCCGAGGAGGTCGTGGCCCGCGTCCACGTGGCGCTGTCGGCCCTGGTGGCCGCGGGCCGGACGGTGGTGCTGGCGGAGCAGTCGCTGCCGCCCGCACCGGCCGCGGTCGACCTGGTCTACGAGCTGAGACGCGGAGCGGTGGTGTCCGCGTACGAGCCCGCCTGA
- a CDS encoding LysM peptidoglycan-binding domain-containing protein — protein MGIGRKCLIGSALGGSAALLGLLPPVADAASDRVGTSVWDRLAMCESSGRWHVNTGNGYYGGVQISLETWKETGGRRYASRPDLASKAQQIVIAEKILAWQGWDAWPSCSRDLGLSGRPTGGKPPVAKPPAPKPPTPKPPVAQPPTGTPPVVTVPATYTVASGDSLASIAHRFQLQGGWPALYDRNRALIGPNPDNLNAGTVLRLR, from the coding sequence ATGGGCATAGGCAGAAAGTGTCTGATCGGTTCCGCGCTCGGCGGCTCGGCCGCGCTGCTCGGCCTGCTGCCGCCGGTCGCTGACGCGGCGTCGGACCGGGTCGGGACCTCGGTGTGGGACCGGCTCGCGATGTGCGAGAGCAGCGGCCGGTGGCACGTCAACACCGGCAACGGGTACTACGGCGGCGTCCAGATCTCCCTGGAGACCTGGAAGGAGACCGGCGGGCGGCGCTACGCGTCCCGTCCGGACCTGGCTTCCAAGGCACAGCAGATCGTCATAGCGGAGAAGATCCTCGCCTGGCAGGGCTGGGACGCCTGGCCGAGCTGCTCGCGGGACCTCGGCCTGAGCGGGCGTCCGACCGGCGGCAAGCCCCCGGTCGCCAAGCCGCCCGCCCCCAAGCCGCCCACCCCCAAGCCTCCCGTCGCGCAGCCGCCCACCGGCACGCCGCCGGTCGTGACGGTGCCCGCGACCTACACGGTCGCGTCCGGCGACAGCCTCGCCTCCATCGCCCACCGCTTTCAGCTGCAGGGCGGCTGGCCGGCCCTCTACGACCGCAACCGCGCGCTCATCGGGCCGAACCCGGACAACCTGAACGCGGGGACGGTGCTGCGGCTGCGCTGA
- a CDS encoding M24 family metallopeptidase — protein sequence MAHDAAVDPALHPADRIALAQAAAKSAGLDALLISPGADLRYLTGYEALPLERLTCLVAPAEGDPFLVVPLLEQPAAEASPVGALDVEIVPWRETEDPYALVAARLPRGLGRVGLDNHMFAEKVLAFRAALPGAEQALAGQVLGELRMRKSPAEVAALLEAAEAIDRVHSAMEEWLRPGRTEREVGRDIADAITAAGHATVDFVIVASGPNGASPHAEVSDRVIREGEPVVVDIGGTMPSGYCSDSTRNYCVGRPPARYDALYEVLLAAQKEQCDAVAPGVTAEALDAVGRDLITAAGYGDYFIHRTGHGIGLETHEEPYIVSGSARPLEPGMAFSIEPGIYLPGEFGARIEDIAVCTADGGERLNLTSRELRVLAL from the coding sequence ATGGCACACGACGCGGCTGTTGACCCCGCCCTTCACCCCGCCGACCGGATCGCCCTCGCCCAGGCTGCCGCGAAGTCCGCGGGGCTGGACGCCCTGCTGATCTCGCCCGGCGCGGACCTGCGCTACCTCACCGGCTACGAGGCGCTGCCCCTGGAACGGCTCACCTGCCTGGTCGCCCCCGCCGAGGGCGACCCCTTCCTCGTCGTCCCGCTGCTGGAGCAGCCCGCCGCCGAGGCCTCGCCGGTCGGCGCGCTGGACGTCGAGATCGTCCCCTGGCGCGAGACCGAGGACCCCTACGCGCTGGTCGCCGCCCGGCTGCCGCGCGGACTGGGCCGGGTCGGCCTGGACAACCACATGTTCGCGGAGAAGGTCCTCGCCTTCCGCGCCGCCCTGCCCGGGGCCGAGCAGGCGCTGGCCGGTCAGGTCCTCGGCGAGCTGCGGATGCGCAAGAGCCCCGCCGAGGTCGCCGCACTGCTGGAGGCCGCCGAGGCGATCGACCGGGTCCACTCCGCGATGGAGGAGTGGCTGCGCCCCGGCCGGACCGAGCGCGAGGTCGGCCGCGACATCGCCGACGCGATCACCGCGGCCGGCCACGCCACCGTCGACTTCGTCATCGTCGCCTCCGGGCCCAACGGTGCCAGCCCGCACGCGGAGGTCTCCGACCGGGTGATCCGCGAGGGCGAGCCCGTCGTCGTCGACATCGGCGGCACGATGCCTTCGGGGTACTGCTCCGACTCCACCCGCAACTACTGCGTCGGCCGCCCGCCCGCGCGCTACGACGCCCTGTACGAGGTGCTGCTCGCCGCACAGAAGGAGCAGTGCGACGCGGTGGCGCCGGGCGTGACCGCGGAGGCGCTGGACGCGGTCGGCCGGGACCTGATCACCGCGGCCGGCTACGGGGACTACTTCATCCACCGCACCGGCCACGGCATCGGCCTGGAGACCCACGAGGAGCCCTACATCGTCTCCGGCTCCGCCCGGCCGCTGGAGCCCGGCATGGCCTTCTCCATCGAGCCCGGCATCTACCTCCCCGGCGAGTTCGGCGCCCGGATCGAGGACATCGCCGTCTGCACCGCCGACGGCGGCGAGCGGCTCAACCTCACCAGCAGGGAGCTGCGCGTGCTGGCCCTCTGA
- a CDS encoding DUF952 domain-containing protein, translating into MLFHLTPLDAWLEHPDRPYATASLALEGFIHCSGDEEQTLAVANARFTRTRGPLMVLLIDEDALDAPVRWDEVGEGATFPHIYGPVNRAAVVGMLEVERDASGRWASLAVWS; encoded by the coding sequence ATGCTCTTCCACCTCACTCCGCTCGACGCGTGGCTGGAACATCCGGACCGCCCCTACGCCACCGCCTCCCTGGCACTGGAGGGGTTCATCCACTGTTCCGGCGACGAGGAGCAGACCCTCGCCGTCGCGAACGCACGATTCACCCGCACCCGGGGGCCGCTGATGGTGCTGCTGATCGACGAGGACGCGCTGGACGCGCCGGTGCGCTGGGACGAGGTCGGCGAGGGTGCGACCTTCCCGCACATCTACGGGCCGGTGAACCGCGCCGCGGTGGTCGGCATGCTGGAGGTCGAGCGGGACGCGAGCGGCCGCTGGGCCTCGCTCGCGGTCTGGAGCTGA
- a CDS encoding LysM peptidoglycan-binding domain-containing protein, with translation MKFRVRTAVVSATLLAAPVAGLLTATSANAASVSTWDAVAQCESGGDWSINTGNGFYGGLQFTNSTWAAYGGTQYAASADQATKGQQIAVAEQVLASQGPGAWPVCSVQAGLSAGGAAASVDTSGGSSSSASSNSGAADSSNTSSTSGASSDSSASSQGGSSASQDATPAPSAPVQQSTPAPTSSNASGSYTVKSGDTLSEIAAAHGVDWKSLYSANKGTIGGDPNLILPGQVLNLG, from the coding sequence ATGAAGTTCCGCGTTCGTACCGCCGTCGTCTCCGCCACCCTCCTCGCGGCCCCGGTCGCCGGTCTGCTCACCGCGACCAGCGCCAACGCGGCCTCGGTCTCCACCTGGGACGCGGTCGCGCAGTGCGAGTCGGGCGGCGACTGGTCGATCAACACCGGCAACGGCTTCTACGGTGGCCTGCAGTTCACCAACAGCACCTGGGCCGCCTACGGCGGCACCCAGTACGCGGCGAGCGCCGACCAGGCCACCAAGGGCCAGCAGATCGCCGTCGCCGAGCAGGTCCTGGCCTCCCAGGGCCCGGGCGCCTGGCCCGTCTGCTCCGTCCAGGCCGGCCTGAGCGCCGGTGGCGCCGCCGCCTCCGTCGACACCTCCGGCGGCAGCTCCTCCAGCGCCTCCTCCAACTCGGGCGCTGCCGACTCCTCGAACACCTCGAGCACCTCGGGCGCCTCCTCGGACAGCAGCGCGTCCTCGCAGGGCGGCAGCTCCGCCTCGCAGGACGCCACCCCGGCGCCCAGCGCCCCGGTGCAGCAGAGCACCCCCGCGCCGACCAGCAGCAACGCCTCCGGCAGCTACACCGTCAAGTCCGGTGACACCTTGAGCGAGATCGCGGCCGCCCACGGCGTCGACTGGAAGTCGCTGTACTCCGCCAACAAGGGCACCATCGGCGGCGACCCGAACCTGATCCTGCCGGGTCAGGTCCTGAACCTCGGCTGA
- a CDS encoding prephenate dehydrogenase, with the protein MRTAVVIGTGLIGTSAALALTKRGIAVHLRDADPDSARTAASLGAGTVDPPEGVVDLAVVAVPPALVGRVLAAAQAEGLARHYTDVASVKEGPRQDVVALGCDTRVYIGGHPMSGAERSGPLAARADLFEGRTWVLTPMPDTDTDTLNAALELVALCGAVPVVMDAASHDRAVALVSHTPQVLASLVAARLEHASENAVRLAGPGIRDTTRIAGSNPAMWVEILSANAGVVADILEELADDLGGAVAGLRSLQTEDEAKRGAGAEAVADVLRRGNAGRARIPGKHGAPPTRYEDVSVLIGDQPGELARLFADAGRAGVNIEDVTIEHSTGQQAGFVTLAVAPGVAATLTAALRDRGWSLR; encoded by the coding sequence ATGCGCACCGCCGTCGTGATCGGCACCGGACTGATCGGCACCTCCGCCGCGCTCGCGCTCACCAAGCGCGGCATAGCGGTCCACCTGCGCGACGCCGACCCCGACTCCGCCCGCACCGCGGCGTCGCTGGGCGCGGGCACGGTCGACCCGCCGGAGGGCGTCGTCGACCTGGCGGTCGTCGCGGTGCCGCCGGCCCTGGTCGGACGGGTCCTCGCGGCGGCCCAGGCGGAGGGCCTGGCCCGTCACTACACGGACGTCGCCAGCGTCAAGGAGGGCCCGCGCCAGGACGTCGTGGCACTGGGGTGCGACACCCGCGTCTACATCGGCGGCCACCCCATGTCCGGCGCCGAGCGCAGCGGCCCGCTGGCCGCCCGCGCGGACCTCTTCGAGGGCCGCACCTGGGTGCTCACGCCGATGCCGGACACCGACACCGACACCCTCAACGCGGCGCTGGAGCTGGTCGCCCTGTGTGGGGCGGTCCCTGTGGTCATGGACGCGGCGTCGCACGACCGCGCGGTCGCGCTCGTCTCGCACACCCCGCAGGTGCTGGCCTCGCTGGTGGCGGCCCGGCTGGAGCACGCCTCCGAGAACGCGGTCCGCCTGGCCGGGCCCGGCATCAGGGACACCACCAGGATCGCCGGGTCGAACCCGGCGATGTGGGTGGAGATCCTCAGCGCCAACGCGGGCGTGGTCGCCGACATCCTGGAGGAGCTGGCGGACGACCTCGGCGGCGCGGTCGCCGGCCTGCGCTCGCTCCAGACCGAGGACGAGGCGAAGCGCGGCGCGGGTGCGGAGGCCGTCGCCGACGTCCTCCGCCGCGGCAACGCGGGCCGGGCCCGCATCCCCGGCAAGCACGGGGCTCCGCCCACCCGCTACGAGGACGTGTCCGTCCTCATCGGCGACCAGCCGGGCGAACTGGCCCGCCTCTTCGCCGACGCGGGCCGCGCGGGGGTCAACATCGAGGACGTCACCATCGAGCACTCCACCGGCCAGCAGGCCGGCTTCGTCACCCTCGCCGTCGCCCCCGGCGTGGCCGCCACCCTCACCGCCGCCCTCCGCGACCGCGGCTGGAGCCTCCGGTAA
- a CDS encoding ABC transporter substrate-binding protein, whose product MRRALGVVLTLLVLLAAATGLTACGSRLPLKDFGTAPAAAGPAGQAGPPIPVGIVTSVSSPIGGDAFTGPLYGAQAFFRALNDAGGIGAVGGAGGRQVKVFTCDDSGAGIGNQSCVHQLVDQDHVVALVSGSVLQYAGASYVSSQGVPDIGGITIGTAYDQYPHLYQIYGSDEPRNGRTVGWNGVMYQTTEVYRYFKERLGLSRAVVVSYNQADSARYAAELTQGLKAEGYDVLSETVDFALPDFAAVAAGMKADHAQLLLDAMDVRGNTGLCQAMASAGVTVSAKVTNEQNWSEQVRQDYRQVPGCRAALWTTSDARNYEDVQYPAVAAFRAAVQKYYPDRQGQLSEWELLGWAGAQWFTDAAASCGANVTRSCVDAYMNRPELYDAHGVLIPTDFVPRATPPSGPQHACLNVARWEDSAQGGKGGWVTQTPDMNANCFAVPALPFRP is encoded by the coding sequence GTGAGGAGGGCCCTCGGGGTCGTCCTCACGCTGCTGGTGCTGCTCGCCGCCGCCACCGGACTCACCGCCTGCGGCAGCCGGCTGCCGCTCAAGGACTTCGGGACGGCCCCCGCCGCGGCCGGTCCCGCCGGCCAGGCCGGGCCGCCGATCCCGGTGGGCATCGTGACCTCCGTCAGCAGCCCGATCGGCGGCGACGCCTTCACCGGACCGCTCTACGGCGCCCAGGCCTTCTTCCGCGCGCTGAACGACGCGGGCGGCATCGGCGCGGTCGGCGGCGCGGGCGGACGCCAGGTGAAGGTCTTCACCTGCGACGACAGCGGAGCCGGCATCGGCAACCAGAGCTGCGTGCACCAGTTGGTCGACCAGGACCACGTGGTCGCCCTGGTCTCCGGCAGCGTGCTGCAGTACGCGGGGGCCTCCTACGTCAGCTCCCAGGGCGTCCCCGACATCGGCGGCATCACCATCGGCACCGCCTACGACCAGTACCCGCACCTCTACCAGATCTACGGCAGCGACGAGCCGCGCAATGGCAGGACGGTCGGCTGGAACGGCGTGATGTACCAGACCACGGAGGTCTACCGGTACTTCAAGGAGAGGCTCGGCCTCAGCCGCGCGGTCGTCGTCTCCTACAACCAGGCCGACTCGGCCCGCTACGCCGCCGAGCTGACCCAGGGTCTCAAGGCCGAGGGCTACGACGTGCTCAGCGAGACCGTCGACTTCGCGCTGCCGGACTTCGCGGCCGTCGCCGCCGGGATGAAGGCGGACCACGCGCAGCTGCTGCTCGACGCCATGGACGTGCGCGGCAACACCGGCCTGTGCCAGGCCATGGCCTCGGCGGGCGTGACGGTGTCGGCGAAGGTGACCAACGAGCAGAACTGGTCCGAGCAGGTCCGCCAGGACTACCGGCAGGTCCCCGGCTGCCGTGCGGCGCTGTGGACCACGTCGGACGCGCGCAACTACGAGGACGTCCAGTACCCCGCCGTCGCCGCCTTCCGCGCCGCCGTGCAGAAGTACTACCCGGACCGGCAGGGGCAGCTGTCCGAGTGGGAGCTGCTCGGCTGGGCCGGCGCGCAGTGGTTCACCGACGCCGCGGCCTCCTGCGGCGCGAACGTCACCCGCTCCTGCGTCGACGCCTACATGAACCGCCCCGAGCTCTACGACGCCCACGGCGTGCTGATCCCCACGGACTTCGTGCCGCGCGCGACACCGCCCAGCGGTCCGCAGCACGCCTGCCTGAACGTGGCCCGCTGGGAGGACTCGGCCCAGGGCGGCAAGGGCGGCTGGGTCACCCAGACCCCGGACATGAACGCCAACTGCTTCGCCGTGCCCGCGCTGCCGTTCCGGCCGTGA
- the cmk gene encoding (d)CMP kinase codes for MDNSSAPVVVVLDGPAGTGKSTVSREIASQLGLSFLDTGAMYRAMTYWLLSNGVEVDDADAVAVASGKPAIVSGTDAGRPTITVDGVDVSTPIREQPVTAAVSAVSAVPEVRARLVELQRESALAAPRGIVAEGRDMGTVVFPRADLKVFLTASAETRAARRAAQLGVTDETEIAAILADINRRDAADSSRATAPLRKAEDAVEVDTSEMTPDMVVAYIIGLVHDRAAARLG; via the coding sequence GTGGACAACTCCTCTGCCCCGGTCGTCGTCGTGCTCGACGGACCCGCAGGCACCGGAAAGTCGACCGTGTCGCGGGAGATCGCGTCGCAGCTGGGTCTCAGCTTTCTCGACACCGGGGCCATGTACCGCGCCATGACCTACTGGCTGCTGAGCAACGGCGTCGAGGTCGACGACGCCGACGCGGTCGCGGTCGCGTCAGGGAAGCCGGCGATCGTGTCCGGGACGGACGCCGGTCGGCCGACCATCACCGTGGACGGCGTGGACGTCTCGACGCCCATCAGGGAGCAGCCGGTGACCGCCGCCGTCAGCGCGGTCAGCGCCGTGCCGGAGGTGCGGGCCCGGCTCGTCGAACTGCAGCGGGAGTCCGCGCTCGCCGCGCCCCGCGGCATCGTCGCCGAGGGGCGCGACATGGGCACCGTGGTCTTTCCCCGCGCCGACCTGAAGGTCTTCCTCACCGCCTCCGCCGAGACCCGCGCGGCCCGTCGCGCCGCGCAGCTCGGGGTCACCGACGAGACCGAGATAGCGGCCATCCTGGCCGACATCAACCGCCGCGACGCCGCCGACTCCAGCCGGGCCACCGCCCCGCTGCGCAAGGCCGAGGACGCCGTCGAGGTCGACACCAGCGAGATGACCCCGGACATGGTCGTCGCGTACATCATCGGGCTGGTGCACGACCGCGCCGCCGCCCGCCTGGGCTGA
- the der gene encoding ribosome biogenesis GTPase Der: MSIENAGHAGHGELDDAEYAEFMELAAEEGFDLDEVDLDAVGRHVPLPVLAVVGRPNVGKSTLVNRIIGRREAVVEDRPGVTRDRVQYEATWNGRRFKLVDTGGWEIDALGLEGLVAAQAEMGIENSDAVLFVVDANVGATDTDEALVKLIRRSGKPVVLCANKVDGISGEADAAALWNLGLGEPFPVSALHGRGSGDLLDAVLEKLPEAPEQTFAADQIVGGPRRVALIGRPNVGKSSLLNQVAGEDRVVVNELAGTTRDPVDEMITLGGKTWKFIDTAGIRRRVHQTAGADFYASLRTGAALEKAEVAVILIDCSETLAEQDTRIISMAVEAGRAVVIAYNKWDLLDEERRYYLEREIEQDLVQVQWAPRVNVSARTGRHMEKLVPAIETALEGWETRIPTARLNAFLGELVAAHPHPVRGGKQPRILFGTQAGTKPPRFVLFASGFIEAGYRRFVERRLREEFGFVGTPISISVRVREKRGRKK; the protein is encoded by the coding sequence ATGAGCATTGAGAACGCCGGACACGCCGGTCACGGCGAGCTGGACGACGCCGAGTACGCCGAGTTCATGGAGCTCGCCGCCGAGGAGGGCTTCGACCTCGACGAGGTCGACCTCGACGCCGTGGGCCGTCACGTGCCGCTGCCGGTGCTCGCCGTGGTGGGCCGTCCGAACGTCGGCAAGTCCACGCTGGTCAACCGCATCATCGGCCGCCGCGAGGCGGTCGTCGAGGACCGCCCCGGCGTCACCCGGGACCGGGTCCAGTACGAGGCCACCTGGAACGGGCGCCGCTTCAAGCTGGTCGACACCGGCGGCTGGGAGATCGACGCGCTGGGCCTGGAGGGCCTGGTCGCCGCGCAGGCCGAGATGGGCATCGAGAACTCCGACGCCGTGCTCTTCGTCGTGGACGCCAACGTCGGCGCGACCGACACCGACGAGGCGCTGGTCAAGCTGATCCGCCGCTCCGGCAAGCCGGTCGTGCTCTGCGCCAACAAGGTCGACGGCATCTCCGGCGAGGCCGACGCCGCCGCGCTGTGGAACCTCGGCCTGGGCGAGCCCTTCCCCGTCTCCGCCCTGCACGGCCGCGGCTCCGGCGACCTGCTCGACGCGGTCCTGGAGAAGCTGCCCGAGGCGCCCGAGCAGACCTTCGCCGCCGACCAGATCGTCGGCGGCCCGCGCCGCGTCGCGCTGATCGGCCGCCCGAACGTCGGCAAGTCCAGCCTGCTGAACCAGGTCGCCGGCGAGGACCGCGTGGTCGTGAACGAGCTGGCCGGCACCACCCGTGACCCGGTCGACGAGATGATCACGCTCGGCGGCAAGACCTGGAAGTTCATCGACACCGCCGGCATCCGCCGCCGCGTGCACCAGACCGCGGGCGCTGACTTCTACGCCTCCCTGCGGACCGGCGCCGCCCTGGAGAAGGCGGAGGTCGCGGTCATCCTGATCGACTGCAGCGAGACGCTCGCCGAGCAGGACACCCGGATCATCTCCATGGCCGTGGAGGCGGGCCGCGCCGTCGTCATCGCCTACAACAAGTGGGACCTGCTCGACGAGGAGCGCCGCTACTACCTGGAGCGCGAGATCGAGCAGGACCTGGTCCAGGTCCAGTGGGCGCCCAGGGTCAACGTCTCCGCGCGTACCGGCCGCCACATGGAGAAGCTGGTCCCGGCGATCGAGACGGCGCTGGAGGGCTGGGAGACCCGCATTCCGACCGCGCGTCTGAACGCGTTCCTCGGCGAGCTGGTCGCGGCCCACCCGCACCCGGTGCGCGGTGGCAAGCAGCCGCGCATCCTGTTCGGCACGCAGGCGGGCACCAAGCCGCCGCGCTTCGTGCTGTTCGCCTCGGGCTTCATCGAGGCGGGCTACCGGCGCTTCGTCGAGCGCCGGCTGCGCGAGGAGTTCGGCTTCGTCGGCACGCCGATCTCGATCTCCGTGCGGGTCCGCGAGAAGCGCGGCCGCAAGAAGTAG